In Corynebacterium endometrii, one DNA window encodes the following:
- a CDS encoding DUF2505 domain-containing protein, with protein MSTRSEYTVTINKPVAQVHQAYSSQDYWSFLTANLSAEPGQVHEFAGDKATLFEVLPTTMLPEAVRAMVSQALKVKRVITIGELNGETVAMHFDADVKGTPVAFGGDFTLTGEGETTKAHYITDVTVNIPMMGAAIEPKVGEALGGIAEEEARLTEQWINENL; from the coding sequence ATGTCAACTCGTAGTGAATACACCGTAACTATCAACAAGCCTGTAGCCCAGGTACACCAGGCGTACTCCTCCCAGGATTACTGGTCCTTCCTCACCGCGAACCTGTCCGCAGAGCCGGGTCAGGTTCACGAGTTCGCAGGCGACAAGGCGACCCTGTTCGAGGTGCTGCCCACCACCATGCTTCCCGAGGCCGTGCGCGCCATGGTCTCCCAGGCGTTGAAGGTTAAGCGCGTTATCACCATCGGCGAGCTCAACGGTGAGACTGTAGCCATGCACTTTGACGCTGACGTGAAGGGCACCCCTGTGGCCTTCGGCGGGGATTTCACCCTGACCGGCGAGGGTGAGACCACCAAGGCTCACTACATCACCGACGTGACCGTCAACATCCCAATGATGGGCGCCGCCATCGAGCCAAAGGTTGGCGAGGCCTTGGGCGGCATCGCCGAGGAAGAGGCTCGCCTGACCGAGCAGTGGATCAACGAGAACCTGTAA
- a CDS encoding YihY/virulence factor BrkB family protein — translation MTKPDQGNSHVIVPTHSSKMLPVQEYSEDNNPLSRSNRLSGRSWKLVFKRVWTDFWFDALMDRGATMTFFSLLAFAPTVLAAYSVATLLFASRRSDVERLTDQFIADFVPDSLVDNANQVVAGIVGSAAEGAWALTISVLISLFSASGYVRAFSRTANMVYGRVEGRGIIRTWAMMWGLTLMLVVGGVLVLFANLLRDTVVNGIIVPIARPLGVEGFVDYMLDIFLPIWDWLRFPVTVIVVLTLIALLYHYAPNVKPLRFRWITLGSIVALTVSVASWALFGLYLTYFAGTSAYGAISTVMTLIIAVWAVNIGLVVGVKLDAEVLRAKELQRGMPSERYIQAPPRSDVAAQAQARAQQTIEEHSSSVARTGEEQEAEARQNQQPRFTAAGTPAERTDN, via the coding sequence ATGACCAAACCGGACCAGGGTAATTCGCACGTAATCGTGCCCACGCATAGCTCCAAGATGCTTCCTGTCCAGGAATATTCCGAGGACAATAACCCGCTTAGCCGCTCGAATCGCTTGAGCGGTCGCTCGTGGAAGTTGGTATTCAAGCGCGTGTGGACGGATTTTTGGTTCGACGCGCTCATGGACCGTGGCGCCACGATGACGTTTTTCTCCCTGCTGGCGTTTGCCCCCACCGTGCTGGCGGCTTATTCGGTAGCCACGCTGCTTTTTGCCTCCCGACGTAGCGACGTGGAGAGGCTCACGGATCAATTCATCGCGGATTTCGTGCCTGATTCCCTGGTGGATAACGCCAACCAGGTGGTCGCCGGCATCGTGGGCTCCGCGGCCGAGGGCGCCTGGGCGCTGACTATCTCCGTGCTCATCTCCCTGTTCTCGGCCTCCGGTTACGTGCGCGCCTTCTCCCGCACCGCGAACATGGTTTATGGTCGCGTTGAGGGCCGCGGCATCATCCGCACCTGGGCCATGATGTGGGGCCTGACCCTGATGCTGGTCGTGGGCGGCGTGCTGGTGCTCTTCGCGAACCTGCTGCGCGACACGGTGGTCAATGGGATCATCGTGCCTATTGCCCGCCCGCTGGGCGTCGAGGGCTTCGTGGACTACATGCTCGATATCTTCCTGCCCATCTGGGATTGGCTGCGCTTCCCTGTGACCGTGATCGTGGTGCTCACGCTTATCGCTTTGCTGTACCACTACGCGCCGAATGTGAAGCCCCTGCGCTTCCGCTGGATAACGCTGGGGTCCATCGTGGCGCTTACCGTGTCTGTCGCTTCTTGGGCGCTGTTCGGGCTGTACCTGACCTACTTCGCGGGCACGTCCGCCTATGGGGCGATCTCCACCGTCATGACGCTCATCATCGCGGTGTGGGCGGTTAACATCGGCCTGGTCGTGGGCGTGAAGCTGGATGCGGAGGTTCTGCGCGCCAAGGAACTGCAGCGCGGCATGCCGTCAGAGCGTTACATTCAGGCCCCGCCGCGTAGCGATGTGGCCGCGCAGGCGCAGGCCCGCGCCCAGCAGACCATCGAGGAGCATTCCTCCAGCGTGGCGAGGACCGGCGAGGAGCAAGAGGCGGAGGCCCGCCAGAACCAGCAGCCCCGGTTTACCGCGGCCGGCACCCCTGCCGAGCGGACGGACAACTAA
- a CDS encoding UDP-N-acetylmuramate dehydrogenase, with protein MHDEFMTQNLLAIDGVELDHETTFAELTTLRVGGKPRATVRCHTPAALASAVRELDAAGIDVVIVGGGSNLLVADGQLDVVAVTMEFDEIIDAGGGLLRAQAGADWDDVVKASVDAGLGGIECLSGIPGKAGAVPVQNVGAYGSEISDTLTRVRLYNRETGADEWVSAESLELAYRYSNLKFTGRAVVMEIELQLTTDGLSSPLRFGQLTQDPGERRPVADVRAQVLELRRGKGMVLDAADHDTWSAGSFFTNPIVDPSVADRVQAAVRSSRGDDDADRMPRHPSGRGDDTVKLSAAWLIERAGFAKGYPGSGPATLSTKHTLALTNRGGAAAADVVALARDIRAGVARAFGVVLEPEPVWLGLSIETAETP; from the coding sequence GTGCATGATGAATTTATGACCCAAAATCTTTTAGCGATTGATGGCGTGGAGCTTGACCATGAGACCACCTTCGCCGAACTAACCACCCTGCGTGTGGGTGGAAAACCGCGGGCCACCGTGCGCTGCCACACGCCCGCCGCGCTGGCGTCCGCCGTGCGCGAATTAGACGCCGCCGGAATCGACGTGGTCATCGTCGGCGGCGGTTCCAACCTCCTGGTCGCGGATGGCCAGCTTGACGTCGTGGCCGTCACCATGGAATTCGACGAGATCATCGACGCGGGCGGCGGCCTGCTCCGCGCCCAGGCCGGCGCGGATTGGGACGACGTGGTCAAAGCCTCCGTCGATGCCGGCCTGGGCGGCATCGAGTGTTTATCCGGCATCCCGGGAAAGGCCGGCGCGGTCCCGGTACAAAACGTGGGCGCATACGGCTCGGAGATCTCTGACACTCTGACCCGGGTACGCCTCTACAACCGCGAGACCGGCGCGGACGAATGGGTATCCGCCGAGTCCCTGGAGCTTGCCTACCGCTACTCAAACCTGAAGTTCACCGGACGGGCGGTGGTTATGGAGATAGAACTACAGCTCACCACGGACGGATTGTCCTCCCCGCTCCGCTTCGGCCAGCTCACCCAGGACCCCGGCGAGCGCCGCCCCGTTGCCGACGTCCGCGCCCAGGTCCTCGAGCTGCGCCGCGGCAAAGGCATGGTTCTAGACGCCGCGGACCATGACACATGGTCCGCCGGTTCCTTCTTTACCAATCCCATCGTTGACCCGTCCGTGGCCGATCGCGTCCAGGCCGCGGTCCGTAGCTCCCGCGGGGACGATGATGCCGACCGCATGCCGCGCCACCCATCCGGCCGCGGCGATGACACGGTCAAGCTCTCCGCCGCCTGGCTCATTGAGCGCGCCGGGTTCGCCAAGGGCTACCCGGGCTCCGGGCCGGCCACCCTGTCCACGAAGCACACGTTGGCGCTGACGAACCGCGGCGGGGCGGCCGCCGCGGACGTAGTTGCCTTGGCCCGGGACATTCGCGCCGGCGTTGCGCGCGCGTTTGGCGTGGTGCTTGAGCCGGAGCCGGTGTGGCTGGGGCTTAGTATCGAAACCGCCGAAACGCCATAA
- a CDS encoding META domain-containing protein has protein sequence MKRFAFTTHDSPAGIARGAVVVIGAILVVAGLAFACVYPRANATVGLTDSSSAGPDGAVHGEAPDGLRALTEAQATTLPGTSWRSAEAPESTGVEFGADGSLLVYTPCNNISADYAITGGRLEVGELRSTRMACPPEASRVERELAEFFAANPRVFLGADATLWLTADGRSLQFLSGQL, from the coding sequence ATGAAGAGGTTTGCGTTTACTACACACGATTCCCCGGCCGGTATCGCTCGCGGCGCGGTGGTGGTTATCGGCGCCATCCTGGTGGTCGCGGGGCTGGCGTTCGCGTGCGTCTACCCGCGCGCCAACGCGACGGTGGGCCTGACGGACTCGAGCTCGGCGGGCCCGGACGGTGCCGTCCACGGCGAGGCGCCGGATGGACTCCGCGCCCTCACGGAGGCCCAGGCCACCACCCTGCCCGGAACGTCCTGGCGCTCCGCCGAGGCTCCCGAAAGCACCGGCGTGGAATTCGGCGCGGACGGATCCTTGCTGGTTTACACCCCGTGCAACAACATCTCGGCGGATTATGCCATCACCGGCGGCCGCCTGGAGGTCGGCGAGCTTCGGAGCACCAGGATGGCCTGCCCTCCGGAGGCCTCGCGCGTAGAGCGCGAGCTCGCGGAATTCTTCGCCGCCAACCCGCGAGTCTTCCTCGGCGCGGACGCGACGCTGTGGCTTACCGCCGACGGCCGTTCGCTCCAGTTTCTAAGCGGGCAGCTGTAA
- a CDS encoding S-ribosylhomocysteine lyase — MTDKNSHQGKEKTNVESFELDHRLVKAPYVRVAGRTDLGGGVTVIKYDLRFCQPNKEHLDTEALHSIEHMMANYMRDYTDKLIGFAPMGCRTGFYAITNGMEQDELLYALENALNDILNATEVPAANEVQCGWGAHHSLEGAQAAVREYLAKKDEWLEVMA; from the coding sequence ATGACTGACAAGAATTCACACCAGGGCAAGGAAAAGACCAATGTGGAGTCCTTTGAGCTGGACCACCGCTTGGTCAAGGCCCCGTACGTGCGTGTCGCCGGCCGCACGGACTTGGGCGGGGGTGTCACCGTCATCAAGTATGACCTGCGCTTCTGCCAGCCTAATAAGGAACACCTCGATACCGAGGCGCTGCACTCCATCGAGCACATGATGGCCAACTACATGCGTGATTACACCGATAAGCTCATCGGCTTTGCCCCCATGGGCTGCCGCACCGGTTTTTATGCGATTACGAACGGCATGGAGCAGGACGAACTCCTCTACGCGCTGGAAAACGCCCTCAATGACATCCTCAACGCCACCGAGGTCCCCGCGGCCAACGAGGTGCAGTGTGGTTGGGGCGCCCATCACTCCCTCGAGGGCGCGCAGGCCGCCGTGAGGGAGTACCTCGCGAAGAAGGACGAATGGCTCGAGGTGATGGCTTAA
- a CDS encoding class I SAM-dependent methyltransferase, translating to MADHAHNLRATASGGRPFGVITRGTTNINRLRRCDRWVASHPAIRSLMRSVPQPLALDVGYGASHTTTCEWAGWLRRVNPDVRVTGLEIDPERVLPPRDGVTFELGGFELAGYRPQLVRAFNVLRQYDVDQVPQAWESVCSRLAPGGMFIEGTCDELGRRCAWILLDSHGPKTLTLAWDPFDVERPSDIAERLPKALIHRNVPGERIYDLLRAADSAWDRCAGYAPYGPRVRWREARALLASDVPLHPVRRRLRDNVLTVDWSTVAPVRSL from the coding sequence ATGGCCGATCACGCGCATAATCTGCGGGCAACCGCTAGCGGTGGTCGGCCTTTTGGCGTCATCACGCGCGGCACCACCAACATCAATCGCCTGCGCCGGTGTGACCGCTGGGTCGCGTCCCATCCGGCGATTCGCTCCCTCATGCGCTCGGTTCCGCAGCCGCTGGCGCTCGACGTGGGTTACGGCGCCTCCCACACCACAACCTGCGAGTGGGCGGGCTGGCTGCGCCGCGTCAATCCGGACGTGCGGGTTACGGGCCTCGAGATTGATCCGGAGCGCGTGCTGCCGCCGCGCGACGGCGTGACCTTTGAGCTCGGCGGGTTCGAGTTGGCCGGGTACCGGCCGCAGTTGGTGCGCGCATTTAACGTATTGCGTCAATATGACGTGGATCAGGTACCTCAGGCGTGGGAGTCGGTGTGTTCACGCTTGGCCCCGGGCGGGATGTTCATTGAGGGCACGTGCGATGAGCTGGGCCGCCGCTGCGCGTGGATCCTGCTCGACTCCCACGGTCCTAAGACCCTGACGTTGGCGTGGGATCCGTTTGATGTGGAGAGGCCGTCGGACATAGCGGAGCGCTTGCCCAAAGCCTTGATCCACCGCAACGTGCCCGGTGAGCGCATTTATGACCTGCTGCGGGCCGCCGATTCCGCGTGGGATAGGTGCGCCGGTTACGCCCCGTACGGCCCCCGGGTTCGATGGCGCGAGGCGCGAGCGCTTCTTGCGTCCGATGTCCCCCTCCACCCTGTCCGCCGACGCCTGCGCGATAACGTGCTCACCGTGGATTGGTCCACCGTGGCACCTGTGCGCTCCCTGTGA